GTGGCTGTGACAAGATTGCAACgacagctttttttcttccagttcaATTCGTTGCTCACCAGCCTTCTTTCGTGCTCTTTCATCGAACCGCAAGACATGGCACTTATGTTCAACGAGTGacagaaaaataacattcacaTCATAAAATACGCTCCCTcatattttcttgtttgaaTCGTTGaaggctgcaaaaaaaaaaaaaaaaaaaaaacacagcacgTTGTCACTACATTCCTCACGTGGGCAACCCGTTACTGCTAAATTGGAAAGTATCTTTTGgcgttgacaaaaaaaaaaaaaggaagacttTTTAAATGGTATTTATATACTAGTCAAGGTGCAACGATGAGAAATGTGATCTTGACATTTTACATAATGCCTCCATAGCTGCAGAGTAGATCACTTGTTTTCAGGAATCGATGCACGTTGTGTCAAAAATGGCCACATTGATATTCACATTTATGTTGTCGGACatgtaaaagaaagaaaagaaaacacgtAGGCCGACAAACAGTATGTCGGCTGTGCTCACCGTCAATAATTTTGTTGATTTACATGTGTTgagaatacatacatttaaCACACACCTCACAAACACACTAACAACTCAATCTGCTAGATGGTCTTATTTGGGCTGTTGGCCAATAGAGGAAAGGTACTaggaatataaaaatacaagcaTATTCATATTTCCTGTTGCTCTTCCCTGTTGAAAGTGGCTCATACAACTAGATATcggtttatttatatgtatatgctaCATAATTCGTTAGTGGCTTctaatttgcatattttcctttaaatgtgatgttttttttgtacttaagtggattaatacaaatgttttacgtTTACCCTTTTCACTTCAATGTACTGTTTTATTAGCGCAGGGTTTATTGATATACATACAAAGATAAGTATATACAATTCATGATTTAGAACAGATTTTGCATTTGAACTTGCTATTAGAATTTGACAATCTGgactggaaaataaaatatgcaacagTAGACAGATCTTTTCTCTcacttgatatttttttttgtctttttacaatTCTTCAGACAGTGTGTTAAATTCTGTGGGGGAAAGTGAATTATAGAACAAAGATTTTGATAGGGGGGGGGGCACTTCCTCGTCATTCGTATATAGCAGATCAAGGAGGAGTCATTTACAACTTTGGATGGAAGACAACCCTACTTTTGTGAGTAGTGAACCGTGAGTGTAACATAGTTCTGCGCGCTAAATTATTGCAATTTCCCCAAATGATTTCAAGAACATAAAAAGTCAAACAAGTGCACTAAGAGGCTATTAGATATCATGCAGTGTTTAGATTTTGTGTACAAAGGCATCATGTCAAACAGTGTCATTGTGAGCATTTCTTTTGACAGCTCCCTCTTTTGATacggatttattttttatttttaaaaaataaggatATTTAACGAcatcccaaaacaaaaacaaaaaactaggTGGATAACACCAGCATTCCATGAATACCATGTGGTGGGGATTACACGTCCTCAAGATTTAGTAGCTTTTAAATCATCTAAGGTGCATGActggggatgaaaaaaaaaatcataccaaATCACATTTGCAACTACTCGATATTTCATTCGATTTGGTCTCTCGCTACAAGAGAGGGTTAACTTAAAAAAGTATATTGCTTCAAAAGTTTTGAATGATTGTGAACATCTCATTCACCTCTTTTCCAGGTGCGTctagaccgacggacagacagacatgGTATCGGTCACGGAAACATAGAAAGATGAATCCGAGAGATTAAACGATGACGACCACCACTTGGAAAGGTGGCCCCCCAACGCGAGCGCCGATGCGCCGCTTTGGGTGAAGTGGAGGTCGGCTGAGAGATGTGTTACAATAGTCCCGTCCGTCCGGCTCTGTAATGGAGGCTCTGAAAGCATGCGTCCCATTGGTACAACCGCCAACTGGTCAGTGGTCAAAACAGAACTCTTCATTTGCTCTTtccggaggtgctggagccccCCGCTCCACCCTCCAGCTTGTCGGCGATTTCGGACGTGTCTAACTTGTCGGAGCCGTCCCCTTTCTCGGACCTCTCCTTCTCGGATCTCTCCTCGCCGACCGGCTCCGATCGCTCCGACCTGGCGTCCGCGTCGCCCTCCGACCTTTCCTTCCTCTCGGAACGGTCGGGGTCCATTCCCGACGTGCCGGGCTTGTCCCATTTAACCAGGGACTCGTGCTCAGTTATGCAGGTGGTGATGTTGGATGTCCAAGCCTTTAGATCCTCCTGTGGGGAACAATGACGGCCAAATGGTTTGGTTTCTGCACAATTTTAGCTGTTGCTGATGGTCAAATGGAGATTTTCTAAGAATGACGTGCTTTTATACTTGACTGCATATTACCACTTACAAACACATGACCCTTTTACAGACATATTGACttttgatgcagtttttttccaagatatGCAAGGATAAaaggttcaggaaatgaatgttttgccacatttttttattccaataaaaatattttgtattaaagtgaccagtgcaaaaaaatgctctGTTTAGAAATAGTACATGACATTTTGATACTATAATTAGTTTCtaagtagaaaaagtcccatTCATGGACATGTTTGTCTGTTGGTTTTATTTACTGCATCCGGAAAGTGGATAAATGGTCTTACCTCATCTTTTGCGTGGAATACTAATAAGCTATTCCCATCAATGATtctgagagaaagaaaaatagtCATGGTCAGTTTCTAAAGCATACAAAAATTTCAAGTTGTCAGgatgcttaaaaaaaagcacatttggaatTGATCTTACTGAAGaatgaagacatttttcttcttcttgtatcCCATTGAAGGATCAAAAGTGTAGTTAGAAAGGTCGACAGATGGTTCCCCGTTGTATGTTGTGTTGTGGTTCCTGGCGTCCTTGTAGAAGGTCAGCTTGCCCTCTTTTAGCACACAATAGACGTTCACCCAGGATTTGCTGGAATTGGAATCATGCAACAAATCAGaggaaaatatgttttagaaATATTTCACACAGATTGCTAATCACTATCACTTGAAAATGCATGTTTCTACCTGGTGGGGCTTCGCTGCTGGGCTTCCAGATCAGATGTGGTGGCCTTTTTGCGATATAGGAATCCTTCGTTTTGTGCCGTGTGCGACGGCGGCTGTGGTGTGGTCGGAGCGCCGGTGGCCGGAGCCGATCGGGAGCGCCGACTTTCCTCTGGTTCTTTTGGCCGGGGCCTCCTCCTCGGTTTGGGTCGGTCTCGAGCCCGAGGCCGGCCGTCAAAGCGTGTCACCGGAGCCGAGAGGCTGCTGGGAGGTCGGTATGGCTCTCCTCTGGCCTGACAGGGCAGTTTTCAGAAAATGTCTCCTTTGAGGCTCGACGTGACACGCTGCATTCAAATCACTGTAAGAGACGACTTACATTTGCTGCTTCTCTCTCCTGGACTTGTTCTACTATCTCTGCCATTGTAGATCTCTTTTCCCTGCAATGATGGGAAAATGAAAGGCACAGAAACATTCCCTTGTATAAATGACAACTGTTCTGAGACAATTTGTCGGCCATGCCAAAAATGTTACTATGTtatgatgttttttcttgatttttgatccatttaaaagaaaaaatgtgacatATACTCTAGTATGTGCATTCTTTAGGTGGCAATACTTACTATATGtgcaattccaaaaaaatattggtaaATAAACTAATTTGGGATCAACATTCAGAGTGTCTCATGTCTGCtgcttttatatttaaaatgcgTTGGACATTCAAGCAGGGCTCAAGATCTGTCTGCCCATTCCCCTGATTAAATCCACCAAAATTGTTGCCAATAGGGAATAtgggcctgtttttttttttttttgatggcaGAAATTGTCCATCTGCTAGCAGTACCCTGCAGGACACACTCTGGCTAGGTAATAATCCCAGGCTCTGCGTTGAGCAAACAACAACATTCTTAAATGGGTGTGGTGGAGCTTGCAAtggtatgaaaataaaaaggtatTTGTTTTGCATTCAGGTGCAGTCGCGTTGCCTGTGAAAATATTACATTGTCTGATAGGATCTATTTTGTGAAGTGAGAAGGAGGGTGGTTTTCGAATAATTCTTACCCCGAGCGTTTGTCAGAGCCCTCTTTACCCGAGCCCTCCAGGTCACTGGAATCCTGTCGTTGCAGCCTCTGTTTGCTACCTCCTTCCTGTTCGCTGGACGACTGCCTCTCCAGGCGTCTCCGGTACCGTTCCTGACGGACAATCATCGGCAGCTCGTTCAGCCTGGCCTGGATTTCCTGCTCGCTCGATGTTTGTCTGCCCAGTTTGTATTCCCTCTCTCTTCTGAGATGGTCCATTTGAGGGTCCGAGCGACTCCCACGGGGATCCCTCTGAAGACGACCGTGGAGGAGGTCCAGTCCCGACTCGGGTCCCGCCGTGTCCGCCATAGGAATATCGCCATACTGTTCTCGCTGTGCTCGACTGGCCTCTAGGAGAGGATTCACAGCCTTGTGGATATGATTGATCCCAGAATGCATGAAGTCGGCTTTCAAATGTTGCCAGGCGTACGCCATTTTCGGGTCCATGATGCCGCCGCTCGGCGCCAGGTAACCCGAACTTCCTAGACTTCCGCTGCTGTAATGATTTTGTGCCAGATAGCCCGAGCTACCCATTCCACCCCCACCGTGATAATTCTGAGCTAAATAGCCTGAACTTCCCAAATTTGGCTGCGGCGCCAAATATCCCGAACTCCCTAAATTGGGCTGTTGTCCCAAGTATCCGGAACTCCCCATATTTTGAGGCTGTGTCAAGTAACCAGAACTTCCCATATTTGGTTGTGTCAAATATCCAGAGCTTCCCATATTCTGGTGCTGAAGAAACCCCGGGTTTGCCATTACTCCGCTGCTTTGTTCCTGTGCCAGGTTCCCCGAACTTCCTAACCTGGCACTGGCTGCGTGTCTTTGCATGGCATATCCAGAGCCACCCACGCATCCCAAATTTAGTCCAAAGTAAGCAGAACTCTCAGCACCATCAGGTGTTTGATTGTTTAAGCCAGGGTATGTAGAACTGTCCTGTATTCCGCAGTTAGAAGCCAGCACTGAAAAAGCAGAGTCACTTCCACCCCCAATGGTCTGGTGGTTCATCCCAAGGTATGAAGGGCTCGCCATCTTCCCGCCGCACTGCTGCTCGAACCCATGGTAGCCCGATCCGTTCAGGATCGGGTTGTAGCCGGCTAGCGAGGTGGTCAATCTTTGTGTCGTGGGAGGGGTAGCCGGTTCTTGTAAAGGTGGGGGCTGGATTTGGGCATGCACCATCTGTCTCATGTAAGTCGGGGTGGAACTGAATGAGGGAACGCATGGAGTTAGACAAGATAGTGGGAACATCCTTCTGCTGAAAAGTGGCGTCTTTTTGTCTTCTTCCTTTTTCTTCTCAGCCTGAAAAAGGATGTCAGATTAGTATACTTGCAAGGGCAaaagaaatcaaacaaaaaacataagcacAATACAAttgtagtaaaaaataaataaatacatgacaaaAATATGGAGGAATATTTGCTCATTCCTTTTTCCAACTGCCACGGAAGAAGAAGCAATGAGTAAGATAAAGGATCACGAGACACCTTGAAATGGCACAAGGATGCAAAATGATGGAAGACACAGCCCGGCCGAGTCACTTCGATTGCCCGagattattttttctgtgtgttgAAACCTTTTAGCTACAGTCAAGCTTACAGCGGAAAGCTGGCGGAGAGAGCTGAAGCGTTCTTTCCAGGTTACGGCAGCCTTGCGGAAGGCTTCGTGGCGAAGGATGAGCTGTTCGACCTCATCCGTTTGGGCCTGGCACTGTCCCACCTCTGGCTGCTTGGAGGTGATGGGAGGTTCCTTGGCCTTTAGCCAGGCTTCCGCTTTTACCGTCTCTTGGGCAAACTGGAACCTCTCGTGCTCTGTCGAGGACAAGCGCCCGTTAACAGATGCTGATTGAGAccgttgttctccattttacttttATATTAGACTAGGACTGGTGATTCCATATTTTATAGGGCTGCATTTTAATTTCCGTCCAGTGTTACATTCAGTTAAATTTATTGAACATAGCATTTTATCAAGAGGTAGGCTACTCACTGCTTTGTAACCGTTCCTGGTGTCTGTCCCATTTCTCAACAAGGTCCTTCTGCTTAGCCAGAAGGCTTTCCAATTTTTCTTTAATCTGGAGCCATGACACCCACCCCAAAAACCCCAATTGATTAATATCAATTTATCTTACTTGATACTtacataattaataataatacattcatatttttcaaatttaagtAAGTAATCCAATGATTTTGCTTGCCCGACCTCGTCTGACGCAGAGTTGCCAGCAGCTATAAGGATCTTGCCGAGATCTGCACATTGTTGGATGGTTTTGCTGCGGCCGTCTATTTTGGCTTTGATCTCCTGGTGTTGTTTATTCATGACCTCCAATGCCTTCAAATCCCTAAAACCAGTGTATAATATTTTGAATTCCAGATTAGAGAAAGGAAATCATACAATTACTTGAGCTGcagtaaaaatacaaacatattgTGACAATACTCATTACGCATTAGGAAAAACTTTAGACACCACTTCTGTCATGACAGACCCCAATGTGGATTACAACTTGACAAAAATTAATCATGTTTGTAACATAATTTAGCAACTTTGGCTCCTCAGAAGCTGCTATATATCACAAAGGGTGACAATTGGAGTTGTGTAAATTGGCCTATGTTTCAATACAAGCAAAATGAAGAGTAAACACCAGCTCACCTTGGTTCGTCCCAACAAATCTGGCCCATGATGCCCTCCATCCACATGAGATTTTCCCGAACGACCGAGAAGAACTGCACCTTGTCCGTAACCGAGGTGACCTGGACACGGCTGGCCTCGCAAGAACTCAACAGCTCCTTCCAAGCCTCCATGACTTGGTGCTCTTTAACCATAATGGCCTCGGCCTTCTCCCCGGCATAAATGGTACGTAGCTGTGCGGCGTTCTCCTGTAGCTGGCGTACCTGAGAGTACACCAAATGTCTTCACTactgaaagaatgaatgattttaaCATTATACTAGCACATACCTGTGTAACTAGGAGCTGAAGGGCATGCTCAAAAGAGTGCATTAGTCTCTGCAGGGTGGCTGGATTGGTGATGTTTGCTTGGCACGCCCTCACTTCAGGCAGCTGCTTGCTTTTTCCGGCGATCTGAGCCATGACCTGCGATGGCGACCAGAGTCACGATCACCAGTGATTTAGAAATAGGAGGCTTGTGAGTGATGTGCTTCAGAAATAGTAGCATTGTCTTAGGACAGTTTCCTTAAGAGGGACATTATGTCTGCCATCTAAGGCTACAACAATTAATTAAAACAAGTTGACAATTCATCCATGATCCATTGAATGGACCATTATTTTCATGAACTATTTGTTTTCTAGGGAGCTTTTTTTGCTTGcaaatgatccaaaatattattttctgcaaatattctattgttatttattataaaaCATGCACACTAGGCTAGCTGGTGATTGGGAACGCACCTCTTTGCAGTCAGTGAAGAACTTGTGAAGCTGCTTAGATGCCTCCAGCATCTGTCTGCGAGTCTCTATCAACTCCAGGAGATCGGCCCAGGATTCATTCAGGCCATCTTTCCACTCGGCAACGGTGGCGGCGTCCGAATGACCGCAGTCGATCATTTCGTTCACCATTTTGTTTACCTGCTCCATCCGCTGCTGGCCAATGGTGCTCGTTTCGCTGGCAAATTTAATGAACTTGTCTTGTAGcatctggacaaaaaaaaagtacatgtgTAACCTAACATTCCTGAGCTTGTTGTGGAATGATCCTAATTCTCACCGTAACATGCTCCAGGTCTTGGCCAAGATCGGTAGAACTCGCTACCGTCTCACGTTCAGTGATCCATTTCTCTAATTCCTCTACGTCCTTGTTGAGCTGATAAAGCCAGTACTGCTGCTCCAGCTTGATCTTTCGGTGCTCCACCATGTCTTTCAAAGACACATACAGTCTGTCTATGTGGGACTGCTGCTTAGTGATCTGCTCActgaggaagagaaaaaaatgatttaaaaaaaacaaagaaatgatacATAGTGTGTCACCTCTTCATGGATTTATTTATAGATGACATGCGGGTGACATCAACCCTTGCAGAATGAAAAAGGACAGGCACAAAGGCAAGAAAAGCAGACTTTTTATGTGGGTAGGTGAAGAGAAAGTCAAACGAATCGTGTCACACCTCTCCGGGTGTCCGAGCTCTAGCAACTGCTGGCATTGCTGGGACAGCATGCCTACAGTCTCCGCATATGTTTCTACTGTTTGCTCCAGAGACAAGTGCGTCTTCAACAGTTCCAGTGTGCTAGGCTCATcctagtaagaaaaaaaaagagcaaaagtgAGCATATGGCTCTACTCAAGTGTCAGCCTCCGACGGAAGCGCCTGTCCAAGTTGTCCCTACCGTGCCTTTTTCGTCATTGGCCTGCTGGAGCTTCTGAGTGGACAACCAGGACTCCACCTTGGCCGCTTCGCTGTAGTATTGTTGAGCCTGCAACGCAGCATCCAGCATGACCGATCTCCTTTCCAGCTCAAGTTGCAAAACCTCCCACAGCTGCCGAACGTGACCAGCCCCTTCACGGACAAATTCTACTTCGGGAGTGCGC
This portion of the Stigmatopora nigra isolate UIUO_SnigA chromosome 19, RoL_Snig_1.1, whole genome shotgun sequence genome encodes:
- the sptbn4a gene encoding spectrin beta chain, non-erythrocytic 4, whose protein sequence is MLMARDTARDEAQKLHRKWLKHQAFMAELARNKEWLAKIEQEGQGLIQEKPELRSVVQQKLEEIRECWSDLETTTKAKARQLFENNKPEPAAVKSYSDLDNQLSHLERQPPQLEQAHHLPTFNEQLQKFQAMESQFGDIYKDVEELGGLQGVCLPQRSPTTSDKDAGEQPAVVETRIVRLIEPLKERRRILLASKEMHQVAQDLEDEMLWIQERLPLATCKEYGNNLHSVQQHVKKNQTLQRELAGRRTRVEEVLDRAGIIASLRTPEVEFVREGAGHVRQLWEVLQLELERRSVMLDAALQAQQYYSEAAKVESWLSTQKLQQANDEKGTDEPSTLELLKTHLSLEQTVETYAETVGMLSQQCQQLLELGHPESEQITKQQSHIDRLYVSLKDMVEHRKIKLEQQYWLYQLNKDVEELEKWITERETVASSTDLGQDLEHVTMLQDKFIKFASETSTIGQQRMEQVNKMVNEMIDCGHSDAATVAEWKDGLNESWADLLELIETRRQMLEASKQLHKFFTDCKEVMAQIAGKSKQLPEVRACQANITNPATLQRLMHSFEHALQLLVTQVRQLQENAAQLRTIYAGEKAEAIMVKEHQVMEAWKELLSSCEASRVQVTSVTDKVQFFSVVRENLMWMEGIMGQICWDEPRDLKALEVMNKQHQEIKAKIDGRSKTIQQCADLGKILIAAGNSASDEIKEKLESLLAKQKDLVEKWDRHQERLQSKHERFQFAQETVKAEAWLKAKEPPITSKQPEVGQCQAQTDEVEQLILRHEAFRKAAVTWKERFSSLRQLSAAEKKKEEDKKTPLFSRRMFPLSCLTPCVPSFSSTPTYMRQMVHAQIQPPPLQEPATPPTTQRLTTSLAGYNPILNGSGYHGFEQQCGGKMASPSYLGMNHQTIGGGSDSAFSVLASNCGIQDSSTYPGLNNQTPDGAESSAYFGLNLGCVGGSGYAMQRHAASARLGSSGNLAQEQSSGVMANPGFLQHQNMGSSGYLTQPNMGSSGYLTQPQNMGSSGYLGQQPNLGSSGYLAPQPNLGSSGYLAQNYHGGGGMGSSGYLAQNHYSSGSLGSSGYLAPSGGIMDPKMAYAWQHLKADFMHSGINHIHKAVNPLLEASRAQREQYGDIPMADTAGPESGLDLLHGRLQRDPRGSRSDPQMDHLRREREYKLGRQTSSEQEIQARLNELPMIVRQERYRRRLERQSSSEQEGGSKQRLQRQDSSDLEGSGKEGSDKRSGEKRSTMAEIVEQVQEREAANARGEPYRPPSSLSAPVTRFDGRPRARDRPKPRRRPRPKEPEESRRSRSAPATGAPTTPQPPSHTAQNEGFLYRKKATTSDLEAQQRSPTSKSWVNVYCVLKEGKLTFYKDARNHNTTYNGEPSVDLSNYTFDPSMGYKKKKNVFILQIIDGNSLLVFHAKDEEDLKAWTSNITTCITEHESLVKWDKPGTSGMDPDRSERKERSEGDADARSERSEPVGEERSEKERSEKGDGSDKLDTSEIADKLEGGAGGSSTSGKSK